The DNA region TATCTCACAAACAGCAGATTCCGTGATTACTACGCAAGTTCCCAATAACCCGCGTGTGATGCCAGCTGAAGAGATACAGTATACTTGGAAGGGTATATGCAAGAGAGTGGCTACATGTTCAACGCCGGAAAAAGCGATCAGGAAGGCGTTATCCGACGCCTCGCCAACAGATTTAATTTGTATTACAGGTTCGCTCTATCTTGTTGGTCAAGCACTTAAAATATTTAAATCGAATTTTTCAGCGAAAGATCGTATTGAAATTCCTTTTTCTTAGGGAAAGATCGTAAACCCGTAATGAAATGGAGGGATTTTGCTTGGGTGTTTCTGCGGATTTCTCCAGATCTACGGAAAGGAACTTCAATGCTCAAACACACTTCATCAAACCGCAAGGAAAATTAAAAAAAGAAAAGAGAGGTTTTTAATGCGTGATATCACTTGCAAGAGAGGGTGGCTAAATTGGAAATCATTTCTGATACTCCTACCCATCCTAAATTTAGCCACCGAGGCTTTTGCCCAAACAGACCCCCAACCTGCTCTGCCACCGGTATGGTGGATTGCCCCTATCGGTGCGCTTATCGCTTTGGGATTTGCTTATCACTTCTACCGTGCTGTGATGAAACAGGACGAGGGCAATGAAAAAATGCGAGACATCGCACAATCTGTGCGCGATGGTGCGATGGCATATCTCAGGCAACAATACAAAGTGGTAGGCATCGTTTTTGTTGTCCTCTGCCTTATTTTTATCTTCATGGCTTTCGTCCTTGATGCCCAGAACAAAGTTGTTCCATTTGCCTTTCTCACAGGCGGTTTTTTCTCAGGCCTCTGCGGTTTCCTCGGCATGAAGACAGCGACGAATGCCTCTGCCCGCACGACAAGTGCCGCAATGCAAGGACTCAACGCCGGCTTAAAAGTTGCGTTCCGTGCTGGAGCAGTTATGGGATTAATAGTCGTCGGATTCGCGCTCCTTGATATTACCGGATGGTTTCTTATTCTCTACTACCTGTTCCCTAAGATACTGCCCGGATTTTTAGAAGTAAATCCGCTACCGCAAATTACTGTGATTATGCTCAGTTTTGGTATGGGTGCCTCAACCCAAGCACTCTTTGCTCGTGTTGGCGGTGGTATCTATACCAAAGCAGCAGATGTTGGGGCAGACCTGGTTGGAAAAGTTGAAGCCGGAATCGCAGAAGATGACCCGCGTAACCCTGCTGCTATCGCAGATAACGTCGGCGATAACGTCGGCGATGTCGCGGGCATGGGGGCAGACCTCTACGAATCCTACGCAGGTTCAATCCTCGCGACGGCTGCGCTTGGTGTTGCTGCTGTCGCTGCCAAAGATCATGGGAACCTTGTCCTCCAACTTAAATATCTCTCGGCACCGATGATTATTGCCGGTATCGGCGTAATTCTCTCCATTTTGGGTATCTATATGGTGAGAACAAAAGAGGGTGCGTCGATGAAACAACTGATGGGCTCACTGAACTTCGGCATTAATGGCAGTGCAATAGGCATCGCCGTCTTATCTCTGCCAGTGCTTATCTACCTTGACCTTCCCAACAAGTGGCAAGTGTGGGGCGCAATTATCGCTGGTCTTGTAGCAGGCTTAGTTATCGGCAAAGTCACCGAAATCTTTACCTCCCACGATTATTCTCCAACGCGTGCCATTGCGAAGCAGGCACAAACCGGACCCGCGACAGTAATTATTGAAGGCATCGCTGTTGGCATGGAATCAACGGCAATTCCGGTTATAACTATCGTTGCAGCGGTTGCTATTAGTTACTACCTTCCTGGTGGAGCAACCGAACCACTGATGGGACTTTACGGTGTCGGCATTGCTGCTGTCGGTATGTTGGCAACGCTCGGTATTACCCTTGCCACAGATGCCTACGGACCCATCGCAGACAATGCTGGTGGAAACGCTGAGATGGCGGAACTCGATAAAAGTGTCCGAGAGCGTACAGATCAGTTAGATGCCCTCGGTAATACGACAGCCGCAACTGGTAAAGGATTTGCGATCGGTTCAGCCGCGCTAACAGCACTCGCGCTCTTGGCTGCGTATTTAGAGGAAATCCGATACGGCTTGATCCACTTGGCAGGCAAGGAAACACTGGATATTGAAGGCGAAGGCACGATTGATACATTGAAGGTCACCGTCAGCCAATTTATGGATTACTACGATGTCACGCTGATGAATCCACAGGTCCTTATTGGATTGTTCATCGGGGCAGTGATGGCGTTCTATTTCTGTGCATTGACAATGAAAGCCGTGGGACGTGCCGCTGGAGCTATGGCCGCGGAAGTCCGTCGTCAGTTTCGTGAGAAGCCGGGCATTATGAAAGGCGAAGAAAAACCGGACTACGCACGATGTGTCGAAATTTCAACCGTTGGGGCACAACGAGAAATGATTTTTCCATCACTCATCGCCATTATTGTGCCTGTCGCTGTCGGTCTAATTTTTGATGTCGGTGGTGTGTTAGGATTGCTGGCAGGTGGATTGGCGACTGGGTTTGTTCTCGCAATTATGATGGCAAACGCCGGTGGTGCATGGGATAACGCCAAGAAGTTCATTGAGGAAGGCAGCCATAAGGACGAATACGGTGAAAAGGGGTCCGAGCCTCATAAAGCTACCGTTGTTGGTGATACTGTCGGGGATCCGTTCAAAGACACTTCTGGCCCCTCGCTTAACATCCTCATTAAGTTGATGTCTATGGTGTCTGTCGTTTTTGCGGGTCTCATTGCGAAGTATGGTGGTGTGTTTAACAACTGGTTGGGTATGTAGGAAAGTAGCAGATCTATTATCAATTTGTAGGAGAACAGAAAGAAATGTCCAATAAGCTGAAACCCCGAAGTTATGCGATTACCGATGGACCCGACCGCGCCGCTGCACGCACCATGCTCATGTTTGGCGATGGCGGGTTATCACCCGAAGACCTTGACAAGCCGATTATCGGGGTTGCCAATACATGGATCGAAATCGGTCCCTGTAACTTCCACTTAAGAAGACTTGCCGCCAAAGTCAAAGAGGGCATCCGTGCTGCAGGCGGAACACCACTTGAATTTAACACCGTTAGTATCTCCGATGGTATCACGATGGGGACTGAGGGTATGAAAACCTCGCTCATCAGTCGCGAAATCATCGCCGATTCAATTGAGTTGGTTTCCATCGGCAACATGTTTGATGCTGTCGTTGCTCTCTGTGGTTGCGATAAGACCGTCCCTGGCACCGTCATGGCGTTGGCACGGTTAGATATTCCATCGCTCACCCTCTACGGTGGTTCAATCATGCCGGGCAATTTTCAGGGACGCGATGTCACCATCCAAGATGTGTTTGAGGCAGTCGGGCAGCATGCAGAAGGCACTAT from Candidatus Poribacteria bacterium includes:
- a CDS encoding sodium-translocating pyrophosphatase produces the protein MRDITCKRGWLNWKSFLILLPILNLATEAFAQTDPQPALPPVWWIAPIGALIALGFAYHFYRAVMKQDEGNEKMRDIAQSVRDGAMAYLRQQYKVVGIVFVVLCLIFIFMAFVLDAQNKVVPFAFLTGGFFSGLCGFLGMKTATNASARTTSAAMQGLNAGLKVAFRAGAVMGLIVVGFALLDITGWFLILYYLFPKILPGFLEVNPLPQITVIMLSFGMGASTQALFARVGGGIYTKAADVGADLVGKVEAGIAEDDPRNPAAIADNVGDNVGDVAGMGADLYESYAGSILATAALGVAAVAAKDHGNLVLQLKYLSAPMIIAGIGVILSILGIYMVRTKEGASMKQLMGSLNFGINGSAIGIAVLSLPVLIYLDLPNKWQVWGAIIAGLVAGLVIGKVTEIFTSHDYSPTRAIAKQAQTGPATVIIEGIAVGMESTAIPVITIVAAVAISYYLPGGATEPLMGLYGVGIAAVGMLATLGITLATDAYGPIADNAGGNAEMAELDKSVRERTDQLDALGNTTAATGKGFAIGSAALTALALLAAYLEEIRYGLIHLAGKETLDIEGEGTIDTLKVTVSQFMDYYDVTLMNPQVLIGLFIGAVMAFYFCALTMKAVGRAAGAMAAEVRRQFREKPGIMKGEEKPDYARCVEISTVGAQREMIFPSLIAIIVPVAVGLIFDVGGVLGLLAGGLATGFVLAIMMANAGGAWDNAKKFIEEGSHKDEYGEKGSEPHKATVVGDTVGDPFKDTSGPSLNILIKLMSMVSVVFAGLIAKYGGVFNNWLGM